A genomic stretch from Candidatus Bathyarchaeota archaeon includes:
- a CDS encoding GIY-YIG nuclease family protein, with protein MPYYVYILLCKDGSYYTGYAKDLKHRVEQHKKGQGARYTRIHEAEKMAYVEEFSSRSEAMKRERRIKSLSHGEKQRLINSQQ; from the coding sequence ATGCCTTACTATGTTTACATCCTTCTTTGCAAAGACGGCAGCTATTACACTGGATACGCCAAGGATTTGAAACACCGGGTTGAACAACACAAGAAGGGTCAAGGCGCCAGATATACAAGAATTCATGAAGCTGAGAAGATGGCATACGTGGAGGAGTTCAGCAGCCGGAGTGAGGCTATGAAGAGAGAACGCAGAATCAAATCGCTCAGCCACGGCGAGAAACAACGATTGATTAACAGCCAACAATAA